The following proteins are co-located in the Ictalurus punctatus breed USDA103 chromosome 14, Coco_2.0, whole genome shotgun sequence genome:
- the ap4e1 gene encoding AP-4 complex subunit epsilon-1, whose protein sequence is MSDVVEKTLSALPGLLSLDSQPGASKLSPTSKLGHLVRNITELTSKNEEEKLITKELAAIKDQISSPSTTMRQMRELMVRAMYCEMLGYEASFAYIHAIKLAQQGTVLEKRVGYLAVSLFLNESHELLLLLVNTVLKDLQSTNLIEVCMALTVVSQIFPKDMIPSILPLVEEKLSHQKEIIRRKAVLALYKFYLIAPNQVQHIHSKFRKALCDKDPGVMMSSLHIYLRMIKENPDNYKELTSSFVTILRQVIGGKLPMDFNYHSVPAPWLQIQLLRIVSLLGKEDQSTSELMYEVLDESLRRAETNHNITYAILYECVKAIYTVYPKAELLEKAARCIGNFVLSPKINLKYLGLKALTYVVQYDANLALQHQMTIIECLDHSDLIIKRETLELLFRITNAQNVTVIVEKMLGFLRLCNDNYTIVDLVGKVAELAEKYAPDNEWFIQTMNAVFSLGGDLMQPDIPNNFLRLLEEGSDVEEEDRQLRLYAVDSYMAVLKGDCSHLPQCFLQVISWVLGEYSCVREGLDQREVVVLLKKLLEQRGVSSETRSWVLCALTKLCTSSGSAELVLELAESSASSLDTVLRQQAYELLCLSRDSQLHARVLHQSRASTQVDSSLSFLDGFVSEALAAGAAPYKPPHQRQEELCQQRALSLEPYGLSLPVGMSSCTLTDRQSPTLLSVSSGLSGNSTEPSLRTEASTLVLDGVKRVWGKEGYLSQKESSETSAVVDELKSVLQSCNQEVATHAPQPQLEPPHVDQEKQQLASSLFVGLGSQNSISLLEKTEAPAPRFRRKHRHHESAASSSSSSSTRETSTDSSQSSRRRTDALYDSLLEEEPVTHPQDSNHTSTLMSTTVNGSCDTTRPSQTTNGLGENEADTADRLLIRPDAPADQASVAPQNGCPDTTVLHLPSELEDLPRSDVISLTSDPHLSVSCCRVYREDALLLVLFACNTTETPLRDVAVELSCEELEMASLRGNVMERLDGRDSSVCRYTLLMERPHIQVTFRGAVLYQTQSGHSHTLLFSGHLSTADFIRPLMLSTEEYGKLWLSFSNDVKQNLKLLTGARGPLITTLDALQESLRLHTVHIIGSEGIVACRLLSGAPCLMHCRVHGSSLAVWLRSPLNAFPDCLLYHCQRVLQEP, encoded by the exons ATGAGTGATGTTGTTGAGAAGACCCTCAGTGCTCTCCCGGGTCTGCTGTCGCTGGATTCTCAGCCTGGAGCCTCCAAACTTTCACCCACCTCCAAATTAGGACACCTGGTCAGAAACATCACTGAGCTGACATCCAAAAAT GAAGAAGAGAAGCTCATCACTAAAGAGCTGGCTGCTATTAAAGATCAGATTTCATCACCTTCTACTACAATG AGACAAATGAGGGAGCTGATGGTGAGAGCCATGTATTGCGAGATGCTCGGATATGAAGCCTCTTTTGCTTACATCCATGCCATCAAACTGGCTCAGCAAGGCACAGTACTGGAGAAGAGAGTTG GTTACCTGGCAGTGTCACTGTTTCTTAACGAGAGTCATGAACTGCTGTTACTGCTGGTCAATACTGTTTTAAAG GATCTTCAAAGCACCAACCTCATTGAGGTCTGCATGGCTCTGACTGTTGTAAGTCAGATATTTCCCAAAGACATGATCCCGTCCATTCTGCCCCTGGTAGAAGAGAAGCTGTCTCATCAAAA GGAAATCATTCGACGGAAAGCCGTACTTGCTTTGTACAAGTTCTACCTGATCGCTCCGAACCAAGTGCAGCATATTCACAGCAAGTTTCGGAAAGCCTTGTGTGACAAAGATCCTGGAGTCATGATGTCCTCGTTACACATCTACCTACGGATGATTAAG GAGAACCCGGACAATTACAAGGAGCTGACGAGCAGCTTTGTAACCATCTTGAGGCAGGTGATTGGAGGGAAGCTGCCAATGGACTTTAATTACCACAGTGTCCCCGCTCCGTGGCTGCAGATCCAGCTGCTCCGCATCGTGTCTCTGCTGGGGAAAGAGGACCAGAG CACGAGCGAGCTGATGTACGAGGTCTTGGATGAGTCTCTGCGCCGAGCGGAAACGAACCACAACATTACTTATG CAATTCTGTATGAGTGTGTTAAGGCGATCTATACCGTATACCCTAAAGCCGAGCTGCTGGAAAAAGCAGCGAGATGCATCGGAAACTTTGTGCTGTCTCCGAAGATCAACCTGAAGTACCTGG GGTTGAAAGCTTTAACATACGTGGTTCAGTATGATGCCAACCTCGCTCTGCAGCACCAGATGACTATTATCGAATGTTTGGATCACTCAGACCTCATCATCAAGAGAGAG ACTTTAGAGCTGCTCTTCAGGATCACGAACGCTCAGAACGTCACCGTGATCGTGGAGAAAATGTTGGGATTCCTCCGGCTTTGTAACGATAACTACACCATCGTCGATCTTGTGGGAAAAGTGGCCGAGTTGGCTGAAAA GTATGCTCCAGATAACGAGTGGTTCATTCAGACTATGAACGCAGTGTTCTCTCTCGGTGGTGACCTGATGCAGCCGGATATCCCCAACAACTTCCTCAGGCTGCTGGAAGAGG gttcaGACGTGGAGGAGGAGGACCGGCAGCTCAGGCTGTATGCAGTGGACTCGTATATGGCAGTGCTGAAGGGCGACTGTTCACACCTGCCCCAGTGTTTCCTACAAGTCATCAGCTGG GTGCTTGGAGAGTACTCCTGCGTGAGGGAAGGCCTGGATCAGCGTGAGGTCGTGGTGCTCCTGAAGAAGCTGTTGGAGCAGAGAGGAGTGAGCTCAGAGACCAGGAGCTGGGTGCTGTGTGCTCTCACTAAGCTGTGTACGAGCTCTGGATCTGCAGAGCTGGTACTGGAGCTGGCAGAGAGCTCGGCCTCGTCCCTGGACACGGTTCTGCGCCAGCAGGCTTATGAGCTTCTGTGTCTCAGCCGGGACTCGCAGCTCCACGCTCGGGTACTGCACCAATCCAGAGCCAGCACGCAG gtggactcctctctctcatttctaGATGGGTTTGTATCTGAAGCTCTAGCTGCAGGAGCTGCTCCGTATAAACCCCCTCATCAGAGACAGGAAGAGCTGTGTCAGCAGAGAG CGCTGAGTTTGGAGCCGTACGGACTGTCTCTGCCTGTGGGCATGTCCTCTTGTACGCTCACAGATAGACAGTCTCCAACTCTCCTGTCTGTGAGTTCTGGCCTCTCTGGTAACAGCACTGAACCATCCCTTAGGACAGA AGCGAGCACGCTCGTGTTGGACGGTGTGAAGAGGGTGTGGGGGAAGGAGGGTTATCTGTCTCAGAAAGAGTCTTCAGAAACGTCGGCGGTTGTAGACGAGCTGAAGAGTGTACTTCAGTCATGCAACCAGGAAGTGGCTACACACGCTCCCCAGCCCCAGCTTGAGCCTCCACACGTGGACCAGGAGAAGCAGCAGCTGGCGTCGTCTCTGTTTGTTGGACTGGGCTCTCAAAACTCCATATCTCTG TTGGAGAAAACTGAGGCTCCAGCTCCTCGATTCAGACGTAAACACCGCCACCACGAGTcagcagcatcatcatcatcatcatcgagcACCAGAGAGACATCCACGGACTCCTCTCAGTCTTCCCGGCGCAGGACGGACGCCTTATACGACAGCTtgctggaagaggagccggttACACACCCGCAGGACTCAAACCACACGTCTACCCTGATGTCCACTACAGTAAACGGCAGCTGTGATACGACGCGGCCCAGCCAGACAACCAATGGTTTGGGTGAAAATGAAGCAGACACTGCTGATAGGCTGCTGATCAGACCTGACGCTCCAGCGGACCAAGCCTCAGTAGCGCCTCAAAACGGTTGTCCTGATACCACTGTTCTACACTTACCGTCTGAATTGGAAGACCTGCCTCGCTCTGACGTTATCAGCTTGACCTCTGACCCCCACCTGTCCGTCTCTTGCTGCCGCGTCTACAGAGAagatgctctgctgcttgtgCTGTtcgcctgcaacaccacagagACGCCGCTCCGCGATGTCGCCGTTGAACTGAGCTGTGAGGAGCTGGAG ATGGCGAGTCTAAGAGGAAACGTGATGGAGCGTTTGGACGGCAGGGATTCATCAGTGTGCCGTTACACTCTGCTGATGGAGAGACCTCACATTCAAGTGACCTTCAGAGGAGCGGTGTTGTACCAAACACAGTCcggacattcacacactctgctGTTCTCTGGCCATCTCTCCACTGCTGACTTCATAAG GCCACTGATGCTGAGCACAGAGGAGTATGGTAAATTGTGGCTGTCCTTCTCTAATGATGTGAAGCAGAACCTGAAACTGCTGACCGGTGCTAGAGGACCTCTCATTACCACTCTCGACGCTCTTCAGGAAAGCCTCCGGCTACACACGGTGCACATCATCG GTTCAGAGGGCATCGTGGCCTGTCGTCTGCTGAGTGGCGCCCCCTGTCTGATGCACTGTCGTGTACATGGCTCCTCTCTGGCTGTATGGCTGCGTTCTCCTCTGAATGCTTTCCCTGACTGTCTCCTCTATCACTGCCAGAGAGTCCTGCAAGAACCCTGA